One Deinococcus aerolatus genomic window carries:
- a CDS encoding hybrid sensor histidine kinase/response regulator — protein MTGADLTGPEMAALDTTALNVTGPDAAGPEIASAAKADPALVAEAATVPRGSYRFPGPGETLNVLHLEDSELDHELVVMHLDGELPWPLQVSRVEDEAGFLAAITQNPPHLILSDYALPSYDGLSAYRAASTHLPRVPFIIVTGALGEEVAVDTLRQGVTDYILKQRLDRLAPTIRRAVAEVEARSSRERAEQEVLSLNRDLQARLIEVERLRNTAERQSQRLEVQARQLEEALNMQKTFLAETSHELRTPLTALHGYLRRAEREAGGSQTLLDAQRVAENMTRLVNDLLQLSRGELVQGIEMHFMNLGKVIAQVGRDYGVRADQGNTDTEIVGDPVRLSQVFMNLVTNAIRVSGSPELVHLESSLRPGEVEVRVVDRGPGVPDAIKPRIFDKFFRGKEAGSAGLGLTIAQQVVTSHGGTIDVIDTPGGGATFRVRLPLPDEEDE, from the coding sequence GTGACCGGCGCGGACCTGACCGGGCCGGAGATGGCCGCACTGGACACCACTGCGCTGAATGTGACTGGGCCGGATGCAGCTGGGCCGGAAATCGCCAGTGCAGCAAAGGCAGACCCCGCGCTGGTGGCTGAAGCAGCCACAGTCCCGCGCGGCAGCTACCGCTTTCCCGGTCCCGGCGAGACCCTGAACGTGCTGCACCTGGAAGACAGCGAGCTGGACCACGAGCTGGTGGTGATGCACCTGGACGGCGAGCTGCCGTGGCCCCTGCAGGTCAGCCGGGTCGAGGACGAGGCCGGATTCCTGGCCGCCATCACGCAGAACCCCCCCCACCTGATCCTCAGCGACTACGCGCTGCCCAGCTACGACGGCCTGAGCGCCTACCGCGCCGCCAGCACCCACCTGCCCCGGGTGCCGTTCATCATCGTGACCGGGGCGCTGGGCGAGGAGGTGGCGGTGGACACCCTGCGCCAGGGCGTCACCGACTACATTCTCAAGCAGCGCCTGGACCGGCTGGCCCCCACCATCCGCCGCGCGGTGGCCGAGGTCGAGGCCCGCTCCAGCCGGGAGCGCGCCGAGCAGGAGGTCCTGAGTCTCAACCGTGACCTCCAGGCCCGATTGATCGAGGTCGAGCGGCTGCGCAACACCGCCGAGCGCCAGAGTCAGCGCCTGGAGGTGCAGGCCCGGCAGCTGGAAGAGGCGCTGAACATGCAAAAGACCTTCCTGGCCGAGACCAGCCACGAGTTGCGGACCCCGCTCACCGCGTTGCACGGCTACCTGCGCCGCGCCGAGCGCGAGGCGGGCGGCTCCCAGACGCTGCTGGATGCCCAGCGGGTCGCCGAGAATATGACCCGGCTGGTCAATGACCTGTTGCAGCTGTCGCGCGGGGAGCTGGTGCAGGGCATCGAGATGCACTTCATGAACCTGGGCAAGGTCATCGCGCAGGTGGGCCGCGACTACGGCGTGCGCGCCGACCAGGGCAACACCGACACCGAGATCGTGGGCGACCCGGTGCGCCTGAGCCAGGTGTTCATGAATCTGGTGACCAACGCCATCCGGGTCAGCGGCTCGCCGGAGCTGGTGCATCTGGAAAGCAGCCTGCGACCCGGCGAGGTCGAGGTCCGGGTGGTCGACCGTGGCCCCGGCGTTCCGGACGCCATCAAGCCGCGCATCTTCGACAAGTTCTTCCGGGGCAAGGAGGCCGGGTCGGCGGGCCTGGGCCTGACCATCGCCCAGCAGGTCGTGACCTCGCACGGGGGCACCATCGACGTGATCGACACGCCCGGCGGCGGCGCCACCTTCCGCGTCCGCCTGCCGCTGCCCGACGAGGAAGACGAGTAG
- a CDS encoding DUF1802 family protein has product MTLPHTRTPLSALKEWDAQCQLLATGRVSLLLRKGGIMETHDGFEVEHRRFLLYPTFLHQNPQELQPEHQALLRSDPAPGQIVLPALAEVVAVHKVTSLEAALRLEPLQGLNAGAIERRFHYRNRPWIHALLLRVRPLPTPLVLEETPDLLGCVSWVPLGGVDAQPGGPAVPEPELEARRHALERLLTA; this is encoded by the coding sequence ATGACCCTGCCCCACACTCGCACCCCCCTCAGCGCCCTCAAGGAATGGGACGCGCAGTGCCAGCTGCTCGCCACGGGCCGCGTGTCACTGCTGCTGCGCAAGGGCGGCATCATGGAAACGCACGACGGCTTCGAGGTGGAACACCGCCGGTTCCTGCTGTATCCCACCTTCCTGCACCAGAACCCGCAGGAACTCCAGCCGGAGCATCAGGCGCTGCTGCGCTCCGACCCCGCCCCCGGCCAGATTGTGCTGCCCGCCCTGGCCGAGGTGGTGGCCGTGCACAAGGTGACGTCCCTGGAGGCGGCGCTGCGCCTGGAGCCGCTGCAAGGGCTGAACGCCGGGGCCATCGAACGCCGCTTCCACTACCGCAACCGCCCGTGGATTCACGCGCTGCTGCTGCGGGTGCGGCCCCTGCCCACGCCGCTGGTGCTGGAGGAGACGCCTGATCTGCTGGGCTGCGTCAGCTGGGTGCCGCTGGGAGGCGTGGACGCCCAACCGGGCGGGCCGGCGGTGCCGGAGCCGGAGCTGGAGGCGCGTCGGCACGCCCTGGAACGGCTGCTGACGGCATAA
- a CDS encoding class I SAM-dependent DNA methyltransferase yields the protein MQRPPFTALAAVYDAIMADVEYDHWADFVLTYARDGGLTLEGAAALDLACGTGGFTRELAAAGLHVTGLDFSEDMLREARSRLPDVAFVAGDLRSFALPGRFDLITCVFDSLNNLLTAKDLTAALSRARAHLKPGGLLAFDVNTRLGVRELWEGDAIEGLAPLPGGGEVHYHWSHHHDAAADLGVVQAFCRIEEDGELREFVETHRERGYDPADLEELLRAAGFGRWEIVEYPDYAPPMPDVPRVWVFAWAAGEDGAPA from the coding sequence ATGCAGCGCCCGCCGTTTACCGCCCTCGCCGCCGTGTACGACGCGATCATGGCCGACGTGGAGTACGACCACTGGGCCGACTTCGTGCTGACCTACGCGCGTGACGGCGGCCTGACCCTGGAAGGGGCGGCGGCGCTGGACCTAGCCTGCGGCACCGGCGGCTTCACGCGCGAGCTGGCGGCGGCGGGCCTGCACGTTACCGGCCTGGACTTCAGCGAGGACATGCTGCGCGAGGCCCGGTCCCGGCTGCCGGACGTGGCCTTCGTGGCGGGCGACCTGAGAAGTTTCGCCCTGCCGGGGCGTTTTGACCTGATCACCTGCGTCTTCGACAGCCTGAACAACCTGCTGACCGCCAAAGATCTGACGGCGGCCCTGTCGCGGGCGCGGGCACACCTGAAGCCCGGCGGCCTGCTGGCCTTCGACGTGAACACCCGGCTGGGCGTGCGTGAGCTGTGGGAAGGGGACGCCATCGAGGGGCTGGCCCCGCTGCCGGGCGGCGGCGAGGTGCATTACCACTGGTCCCACCACCACGACGCGGCGGCAGACCTGGGCGTGGTGCAGGCGTTCTGCCGCATAGAAGAGGACGGCGAGCTGCGCGAGTTCGTGGAAACCCACCGCGAGCGCGGCTACGACCCGGCCGATCTGGAAGAGCTGCTGCGGGCCGCGGGCTTCGGGCGCTGGGAGATCGTGGAGTACCCGGACTACGCCCCGCCCATGCCGGACGTGCCGCGCGTGTGGGTGTTTGCGTGGGCGGCGGGCGAGGACGGAGCACCGGCATGA
- a CDS encoding NAD(P)H-dependent glycerol-3-phosphate dehydrogenase: MSALPVLGAGGWGTALAVGAARNGRDVTLWARRPALVAELKQTRVNADYLPGVTLPDSLRVTASLEEAVSGAEFALVVVPSVGVPPLLEGLPRGLGVVLCAKGLAPDGGQLTHLARELGFARVAVLSGPNHAEEIGRGLPAATVVASADPALALAVQAALMSPALRVYTSRDEVGVELGGVLKNVMALAAGLVDGLELGDNAKAALITRGLREMRRYLLALGAQEDTVYGLSGLGDLVATATSRHSRNRAAGEAIARGQNPAPGGQVVEGLRTAGLLDAWATAHGHDLPIVRAVARVASGEWTADTGVASLMERDAKAEEHG; the protein is encoded by the coding sequence ATGAGCGCCCTGCCGGTGCTGGGGGCGGGCGGCTGGGGCACGGCGCTGGCGGTAGGGGCGGCGCGAAACGGACGGGACGTGACGCTGTGGGCGCGGCGACCTGCGCTGGTGGCCGAGCTGAAACAGACCCGCGTGAATGCCGACTACCTGCCGGGCGTGACGCTGCCGGACAGCCTGCGCGTCACGGCGAGTCTGGAGGAGGCAGTCAGCGGGGCCGAGTTTGCCCTGGTGGTGGTGCCCAGCGTGGGCGTACCGCCGCTGCTGGAGGGGCTGCCGCGTGGGCTGGGCGTGGTGCTGTGCGCCAAGGGCCTCGCGCCGGACGGCGGGCAGCTGACGCATCTGGCCCGCGAACTGGGTTTTGCGCGGGTGGCGGTGCTGAGCGGCCCCAACCACGCCGAGGAGATCGGGCGCGGCCTGCCGGCGGCCACGGTGGTGGCCAGCGCGGACCCGGCCCTGGCCCTGGCGGTGCAGGCGGCGCTGATGTCCCCGGCCCTGCGCGTGTACACCAGCCGCGACGAGGTGGGCGTGGAACTGGGCGGCGTTCTCAAGAACGTGATGGCCCTGGCTGCCGGGCTGGTGGACGGCCTGGAGCTGGGCGACAACGCCAAGGCCGCCCTAATCACCCGGGGCCTGCGCGAGATGCGTCGTTACCTGCTGGCCCTGGGCGCGCAGGAGGACACCGTGTACGGCCTGAGCGGGCTGGGCGACCTGGTTGCCACCGCCACCAGCCGCCACAGCCGCAACCGCGCGGCAGGCGAGGCCATCGCGCGTGGCCAGAACCCTGCGCCGGGCGGGCAGGTGGTGGAGGGGCTGCGGACGGCGGGCCTGCTGGACGCCTGGGCCACGGCGCACGGCCATGACCTGCCCATCGTGCGGGCGGTGGCGCGGGTGGCCTCGGGCGAGTGGACGGCGGATACGGGCGTCGCCAGCCTGATGGAGCGGGACGCCAAGGCTGAGGAACACGGCTAG
- a CDS encoding adenosylcobalamin-dependent ribonucleoside-diphosphate reductase: MTTLPTQLLPAQPLTTFDDNAQHIAKRQYLQSGDGDIGGMFRRIATWVAGAEAPEARLSWAQKYYDLMADKKFCPGGRVLAGAGTQHGNVLNCFVQGATEHEPASFEGVMEVARKLALVTKVGGGNGVNLDVYRARAEGSRPDAGVRGWVYMAASHPDVTDFIEGLMRPPTQPDGDKQPVAVRNWTRVVYGQAIAPELVALARQNGVQIVRALPEGVQSVPDDMGGIVDAARKVAEDAKLGLEPRLDLSEMRAEGAPIKGSGGTSSGPVSFLMEIFDNFLEWANRGAEEAGPINTLRFVYAPVLRVVRQGGTRRGAGMATISIAHADVLDFLTAKDLDREASEGDISTFNISILITEKFWDTLQAGGVWAMNAQEVPGKYYLAPQEGAFDGQFPELPDRAEDGARGVPTYTLGKGKSAQSGIPAAWLWDQIAQHAWSTGEPGLIFNDRVNEFSALKNLGERYEIRSTNPCGEIPLTIGEPCDLGAINLAAYVHNSSFDYATFRADVRTCVRFLDDVLDVNVFALEDNRVASQDLRRLGLGVMGLADALIKLGLRYDNEAGRETIMEIMSALREEAIAESERLGEERGVYPVFARNEDRMPHAPRRNVAVLTVAPTGTTSMLMGVSSGIEPVFSPFIWRKIGSEYRALLAPLFVELLETYPAPDGVQKDGGWDWDKVTEAVSENHGSVVGLPFIPDALQQVFVCAHDIAPQDHVRMQGTVQRAFDAEGFAGNSLSKTINLPNSATVQDVQDAYSEAYRTGCKGITVYRDGSRQFQVLSTSKKKEKAEEAPAQAAAEVMGETVSIATASAQPVATPAATTASRSQAAAPAKPQYERPARLSGITDMVKLTDPTSGHRRSFLVTVNHLNGKPVEVMVISGRAGDEANADSEALGRVVSIALQHGVPAQALIKTLRGINGGLYGSYNGRLVGSKADLIAVALETFQKDMAAGQIAGQEAAGLPPLAGGSGDAPAPAVSGVSVDSMDAMTRERCPVCEEQAVIREEGCLKCQACGYSKCG, encoded by the coding sequence ATGACCACCCTGCCCACCCAACTGTTGCCTGCCCAGCCGCTGACCACCTTCGACGACAATGCCCAGCACATCGCCAAGCGCCAGTACCTGCAGTCCGGCGACGGCGACATCGGCGGCATGTTCCGGCGAATCGCGACCTGGGTGGCGGGTGCGGAGGCCCCCGAGGCGCGGCTGTCCTGGGCGCAGAAATACTACGACCTGATGGCCGACAAGAAGTTCTGCCCCGGCGGGCGCGTGCTGGCCGGCGCGGGCACGCAGCACGGCAATGTCCTGAACTGCTTTGTGCAGGGGGCCACCGAGCATGAGCCGGCCTCGTTCGAGGGCGTGATGGAAGTGGCCAGGAAACTGGCGCTGGTGACCAAGGTGGGCGGCGGCAACGGCGTGAACCTGGACGTGTACCGCGCCCGCGCCGAGGGCAGCCGACCCGACGCAGGCGTGCGCGGCTGGGTCTACATGGCGGCCAGCCACCCCGACGTGACCGACTTCATCGAGGGCCTGATGCGCCCGCCCACCCAGCCGGACGGCGACAAGCAGCCGGTGGCAGTGCGCAACTGGACGCGGGTGGTCTACGGTCAGGCGATTGCGCCGGAACTGGTGGCCTTGGCCCGGCAGAACGGCGTGCAGATCGTGCGCGCGCTGCCCGAAGGCGTGCAGAGCGTCCCCGACGACATGGGCGGCATCGTGGACGCGGCCCGCAAGGTGGCCGAGGACGCCAAGCTGGGCCTGGAACCGCGTCTGGACCTGTCCGAAATGCGCGCCGAGGGTGCGCCGATCAAGGGTTCAGGCGGCACCAGCAGCGGCCCGGTCAGCTTCCTGATGGAGATCTTCGACAACTTCCTGGAGTGGGCCAACCGGGGGGCCGAGGAGGCGGGGCCGATCAATACGCTGCGCTTCGTGTACGCGCCGGTGCTGCGCGTGGTCCGGCAGGGCGGCACGCGGCGCGGCGCAGGCATGGCCACCATCTCCATCGCGCACGCCGACGTGCTGGACTTCCTGACCGCCAAGGACCTGGACCGCGAGGCGTCCGAGGGCGACATCTCCACCTTCAACATCTCCATCCTGATCACCGAGAAGTTCTGGGATACCCTGCAGGCGGGCGGGGTGTGGGCCATGAACGCGCAGGAGGTGCCGGGCAAGTACTACCTGGCCCCGCAGGAGGGGGCGTTTGACGGCCAGTTCCCCGAGTTGCCAGACCGCGCTGAGGATGGCGCGCGTGGCGTCCCCACCTATACCCTGGGCAAAGGCAAGAGTGCCCAGAGCGGCATTCCCGCCGCGTGGCTGTGGGACCAGATCGCGCAGCACGCCTGGAGCACCGGCGAACCCGGCCTGATCTTCAATGACCGCGTGAACGAATTTTCAGCCCTGAAGAACCTGGGCGAGCGCTACGAGATTCGCAGCACCAATCCCTGCGGCGAGATTCCCCTCACCATCGGGGAACCCTGTGACCTGGGGGCCATCAACCTTGCGGCCTACGTTCACAACAGCAGCTTCGACTACGCCACCTTCCGCGCCGACGTCCGCACCTGCGTCCGCTTTCTGGATGACGTGCTGGACGTGAATGTCTTTGCGCTGGAAGACAACCGGGTGGCCAGCCAGGACCTGCGCCGCCTGGGTCTGGGCGTGATGGGGCTGGCCGACGCCCTGATCAAGCTGGGCCTGCGCTACGACAACGAGGCGGGCCGCGAGACCATCATGGAGATCATGTCGGCGCTGCGCGAGGAGGCGATTGCCGAGAGCGAGCGTCTGGGCGAGGAGCGCGGCGTCTACCCGGTGTTTGCGCGCAACGAGGACAGGATGCCGCACGCGCCCCGGCGCAATGTGGCGGTGCTGACCGTGGCCCCCACCGGTACGACCTCCATGCTGATGGGCGTGTCGAGCGGCATCGAGCCGGTGTTCTCGCCGTTCATCTGGCGCAAGATCGGCAGCGAGTACCGGGCGCTGCTGGCCCCGCTGTTCGTGGAGCTGCTGGAAACCTACCCCGCCCCCGACGGCGTTCAGAAGGACGGCGGCTGGGACTGGGACAAGGTCACCGAGGCCGTCAGCGAGAACCACGGCAGCGTGGTGGGCCTGCCGTTTATCCCCGACGCGCTGCAGCAGGTGTTCGTGTGCGCCCACGACATCGCGCCGCAGGACCACGTGCGGATGCAGGGCACCGTGCAGCGGGCCTTCGATGCCGAGGGCTTTGCGGGCAACAGCCTGTCCAAGACCATCAACCTGCCCAACAGCGCCACCGTGCAGGACGTGCAGGATGCCTACAGCGAGGCCTACCGCACCGGCTGCAAGGGCATCACGGTCTACCGCGACGGCTCGCGCCAGTTTCAGGTGCTGAGTACCAGCAAGAAGAAGGAAAAAGCCGAGGAGGCGCCTGCCCAGGCCGCCGCAGAGGTGATGGGCGAGACCGTGTCCATAGCAACCGCGTCGGCACAGCCTGTTGCCACGCCTGCCGCCACCACCGCCAGCCGGTCCCAGGCCGCCGCGCCCGCCAAACCACAGTACGAGCGGCCCGCCCGCCTCTCGGGCATCACCGACATGGTCAAGCTGACCGATCCCACCAGCGGACACCGGCGCTCGTTCCTGGTCACGGTCAACCACCTGAACGGCAAGCCGGTGGAGGTCATGGTCATCAGCGGGCGTGCGGGCGACGAGGCCAACGCCGATAGCGAGGCGCTGGGGCGCGTGGTGTCCATTGCCCTGCAACACGGGGTTCCGGCGCAGGCGCTGATCAAGACCCTGCGCGGCATCAACGGCGGGCTGTACGGCAGCTACAACGGACGCTTGGTGGGCAGCAAGGCAGACCTGATCGCTGTGGCGCTGGAAACCTTCCAGAAGGACATGGCCGCCGGGCAGATCGCCGGGCAGGAAGCGGCGGGCCTGCCGCCCCTGGCCGGAGGCAGCGGCGACGCGCCCGCCCCCGCCGTCAGTGGGGTGAGCGTGGACAGCATGGACGCCATGACCCGCGAACGCTGCCCCGTCTGCGAGGAACAGGCGGTGATCCGCGAAGAGGGCTGCCTGAAGTGCCAGGCGTGCGGCTACAGCAAGTGTGGCTGA
- a CDS encoding diacylglycerol/lipid kinase family protein: MTAHPVPAVSPAPAPQAAATLIFNAGAGGSGHSSPEVLAEALHHAGYSPVYRATDSEAELQSVLADVSGPVFVAGGDGTVRAAALYLAGRNDVTLGIIPMGTANNVARTLGIAGDPQTVIAAYAGAQAVPFDVGRVTAPWGQDMFLEAMGCGLFAEVMAAYDPEQGKSPLRAAGALGAVMRDFTPPPLTLTLDGVAQPPLDCLLLEVMNTPATGPRLPLCSGADPGDGLLNVVRVDAGEGEGLLTYAAALAAGDFAQLPSVTSTPARCTEIPYHGQPFHVDGEVRPARPDLARPGTPSVVRVEVWAAALHVLVPAAPEEG; the protein is encoded by the coding sequence ATGACGGCCCATCCGGTTCCGGCGGTTTCCCCTGCCCCTGCCCCGCAGGCGGCGGCCACCCTGATCTTCAATGCCGGGGCCGGGGGCAGCGGCCACAGCAGCCCCGAAGTGCTGGCTGAGGCGCTGCACCACGCCGGCTACAGCCCGGTCTACCGCGCCACCGACAGCGAGGCCGAGTTGCAGTCGGTGCTGGCCGACGTATCCGGGCCGGTGTTCGTGGCGGGCGGTGACGGCACCGTGCGTGCGGCGGCGCTGTATCTGGCCGGGCGCAACGACGTGACGCTGGGCATCATTCCCATGGGCACCGCCAACAACGTGGCCCGCACGCTGGGCATTGCTGGAGACCCGCAAACGGTGATCGCCGCCTACGCCGGAGCGCAGGCCGTGCCGTTCGATGTGGGCCGGGTCACGGCCCCCTGGGGGCAAGACATGTTTCTGGAGGCGATGGGGTGCGGCCTGTTTGCCGAGGTCATGGCCGCCTATGACCCGGAGCAGGGCAAGAGCCCGCTGCGGGCGGCAGGAGCGCTGGGCGCGGTGATGCGCGACTTCACGCCGCCGCCCCTGACCCTGACGCTGGACGGCGTGGCCCAGCCCCCGCTGGACTGCCTGCTGCTGGAGGTCATGAACACCCCCGCCACTGGCCCCCGCCTGCCGCTGTGCAGCGGAGCCGATCCCGGCGACGGGCTGCTGAACGTGGTGCGGGTGGACGCCGGGGAGGGCGAGGGCCTGCTCACCTACGCGGCGGCGCTGGCGGCGGGCGACTTCGCGCAGTTGCCCAGTGTCACCAGCACTCCGGCCCGCTGCACCGAGATCCCGTACCACGGCCAGCCCTTCCACGTGGACGGCGAGGTCCGCCCGGCCCGCCCTGATCTGGCCCGGCCCGGTACCCCCAGCGTGGTGCGGGTGGAGGTCTGGGCGGCGGCCCTGCACGTGCTGGTGCCTGCCGCGCCGGAGGAAGGCTAG
- a CDS encoding PHP-associated domain-containing protein — MQNNLVFRDGVQVMRVDLHVHTEVSHDCRTRLRDIPAWMLRTNTRVIAVTDHDQQRGGPELARIVADLGLDNRLSIIPGEEVTTSEGELNALFLQQRIPAGLSPEETVREIKAQGGLVMLQHGFDPLKRYRLRPEATQRIAADIDIVEVFNSRLSRHHWNGVALAWANRRGLPVCAGSDAHTLRDIGEAWAETPFRLIHTPADLLATLGESVVGGRWTHPVYAYGRKQWRTLNGRFRRDEPA, encoded by the coding sequence ATGCAGAACAACCTGGTCTTCCGGGACGGCGTGCAGGTCATGCGGGTGGACCTGCACGTCCACACCGAGGTCAGCCACGACTGCCGCACGCGGCTGCGCGACATTCCCGCCTGGATGCTGCGGACCAACACCCGCGTGATTGCCGTCACCGATCACGACCAGCAGCGCGGCGGCCCCGAACTGGCCCGCATCGTGGCCGATCTGGGCCTGGACAACCGCCTGAGCATCATTCCCGGCGAGGAAGTTACCACCTCCGAGGGGGAGCTGAACGCCCTGTTCCTGCAACAGCGCATTCCCGCTGGCCTGAGCCCCGAAGAAACCGTGCGCGAAATCAAGGCCCAGGGCGGGCTGGTGATGCTCCAGCACGGTTTTGATCCCCTTAAGCGCTACCGCCTGCGCCCCGAAGCCACACAGCGCATCGCCGCCGACATCGACATCGTGGAGGTCTTCAACTCGCGCCTGTCGCGGCACCACTGGAACGGGGTGGCGCTGGCCTGGGCCAACCGGCGTGGCCTTCCGGTGTGTGCGGGCAGCGACGCCCACACCCTGCGCGACATCGGCGAGGCGTGGGCAGAGACGCCCTTCCGCCTCATCCACACGCCCGCCGACCTGCTGGCCACGCTGGGCGAGAGCGTGGTGGGCGGACGCTGGACGCATCCGGTCTACGCCTACGGGCGCAAGCAGTGGCGCACCCTGAACGGCCGCTTCCGGCGCGACGAACCGGCCTGA
- the rny gene encoding ribonuclease Y, with protein sequence MPTMLWMIVALLIGLVGGFFGGQSRGLRERAETDDRLEREARAEAERIRAAAEAEARSTREQADQARQDAARRIQEAGEREAQVTALGARFSAEREEIAKLRTQVEAERTAAKAEVSRDREALSADRKETRAEREELKREIERLNRRAEQLDARGDKLDSLEERVEERSRTLAEHEADLAERGRAVDLQLYEVANLSPQAARDEIMGRLENELEEEKAIRVKAMQERTVAEAKRHARHIIAQAIQRSASETSAALSVSVVPIPNDAMKGRLIGREGRNIRAFEALTGVDLIIDDTPEAVILSSFNPVRREVAKHVLDALVADGRIHPTRIEEMVHKAQDEMKTFIHAQGEEAAIEAGVMGIKPGLTQLLGRMYFRTSYGQNVLKHSIQVAHLTGIMADELGLDPALARRAGLMHDVGKSIDREIEGTHVEIGINLARRFGEAHEVIDAIAHHHDPENGETLYSVLVAAADAISAARPGARREELESYVRRLEQLEQIAVSFPGVQQAYAIQAGREVRVIVQPEKVTDAQAILLAREIAGRVEQDMEYPGQVQVTVVRESRAVEVAH encoded by the coding sequence ATGCCAACGATGTTATGGATGATCGTGGCGCTCCTGATCGGATTGGTCGGCGGGTTTTTCGGGGGACAGTCGCGGGGTCTGCGGGAGCGGGCCGAAACCGATGACCGCCTGGAACGGGAAGCCCGCGCAGAGGCGGAGCGGATTCGCGCGGCGGCAGAGGCCGAGGCGCGGAGCACGCGGGAGCAGGCCGACCAGGCCAGACAGGACGCAGCCAGAAGGATTCAGGAAGCCGGGGAGCGGGAAGCCCAGGTTACGGCGCTGGGGGCACGCTTCAGTGCGGAGCGCGAGGAGATCGCCAAGCTCAGGACGCAGGTCGAGGCCGAGCGGACGGCGGCCAAGGCCGAGGTGTCGCGTGACCGCGAGGCGCTGAGTGCGGACCGCAAGGAAACGCGGGCCGAGCGCGAGGAACTCAAGCGCGAGATCGAGCGCCTCAATCGCCGGGCCGAGCAGCTCGACGCCCGCGGCGACAAGCTCGATTCACTGGAAGAACGGGTCGAGGAGCGTTCGCGCACCCTGGCCGAGCACGAGGCCGATCTGGCCGAGCGGGGCCGGGCGGTGGACCTGCAGCTGTACGAGGTGGCCAACCTCTCGCCGCAGGCGGCCCGCGACGAGATCATGGGCCGCCTGGAAAACGAGCTGGAAGAGGAAAAGGCCATCCGGGTCAAGGCCATGCAGGAGCGCACGGTCGCGGAGGCCAAGCGGCACGCCCGCCACATCATTGCCCAGGCCATCCAGCGCAGCGCTTCCGAGACGAGCGCTGCGCTGAGCGTATCGGTGGTGCCGATTCCCAACGACGCCATGAAGGGTCGCCTGATCGGGCGCGAGGGCCGCAACATCCGCGCCTTCGAGGCCCTGACCGGCGTCGACCTGATTATCGATGACACGCCCGAGGCGGTGATTCTCTCGAGCTTCAACCCGGTGCGGCGCGAGGTGGCCAAGCATGTGCTGGACGCGCTGGTGGCCGACGGACGCATTCACCCCACCCGCATCGAGGAGATGGTGCACAAGGCGCAGGACGAGATGAAGACCTTCATCCACGCGCAGGGCGAGGAGGCGGCCATCGAGGCGGGCGTGATGGGCATCAAGCCGGGACTGACGCAACTGCTGGGGCGCATGTACTTCCGCACCAGCTACGGCCAGAACGTCCTGAAGCACAGCATTCAGGTGGCGCACCTGACCGGCATCATGGCCGACGAACTGGGTCTGGACCCGGCCCTGGCCCGCCGCGCCGGCCTGATGCACGACGTGGGCAAGAGCATCGACCGCGAGATCGAGGGCACGCACGTCGAGATCGGCATCAACCTGGCCCGGCGGTTCGGTGAGGCCCACGAGGTCATCGACGCGATTGCCCACCACCATGACCCGGAAAACGGCGAGACGCTGTACAGCGTGCTGGTGGCCGCCGCCGACGCCATCAGTGCGGCCCGGCCCGGCGCGCGGCGCGAGGAGCTGGAATCCTACGTGCGCCGACTGGAGCAGCTGGAGCAGATCGCTGTGTCGTTTCCCGGCGTGCAGCAGGCCTACGCCATCCAGGCCGGGCGCGAGGTGCGCGTGATCGTGCAGCCTGAGAAGGTCACGGACGCGCAGGCCATCCTGCTGGCCCGTGAGATCGCCGGACGCGTCGAGCAGGACATGGAGTATCCGGGGCAGGTGCAGGTCACGGTGGTCCGGGAAAGCCGCGCCGTGGAAGTGGCGCACTAG